One Euphorbia lathyris chromosome 1, ddEupLath1.1, whole genome shotgun sequence DNA segment encodes these proteins:
- the LOC136210617 gene encoding deoxyribodipyrimidine photo-lyase: MASLSRPVAQSASLQPDRFRVLKEASTKQMGPVVYWMFRDQRIRDNWALIHAIDQANKANVPVAVAFNLFDQFLGAKARQLGFMLKGLRQLHSKIEEELQIPFFLFQGEAKETIPRFLKDCGASLLVTDFSPLREVRKWKNEICAEVSDSVTIHEVDAHNVVPLWVASEKLEYSAKTLRGKINKKLPEYLIDFPELQRPSGKWVIPTNQLIDWDSLIDDVLRKGAEVPEIEWCIPGEDAAMEVLMGNKNGFLTKRLKNYSTDRNNPLKPEGLSGLSPYLHFGQISAQRCAVEARKVRNLCPQSVDSFLEELIVRRELADNFCFYQPHYDSLLGAWEWARNTLKVHASDKREYIYSMEQLEKAQTADPLWNASQLEMVHYGKMHGFMRMYWAKKILEWTRGPEEALRIAIYLNDKYELDGRDPSGYVGCMWSICGLHDQGWKERPIFGKIRYMNYAGCKRKFNVDGYIAYVKRIVNGKKKRKAETQLGRKPKENCS, translated from the exons ATGGCATCTTTGTCACGTCCTGTCGCTCAATCCGCTTCTTTGCAACCTGATCGATTTCGGGTCCTCAAAGAAGCTTCAACCAAGCAAATGGGTCCTGTTGTGTATTGGATGTTTAGAGATCAACGGATAAGGGACAATTGGGCTCTAATCCACGCAATTGATCAGGCTAATAAGGCCAATGTACCTGTTGCTGTTGCTTTTAATTTGTTTGATCAGTTCCTCGGGGCCAAAGCTAGGCAATTAGGGTTTATGTTGAAAGGTTTGCGACAGCTTCATTCAAAAATTGAAGAGGAGCTTCAAATTCCATTTTTCTTATTTCAG GGAGAAGCTAAAGAGACTATTCCGAGGTTTCTAAAAGATTGTGGAGCTTCACTTTTAGTTACTGATTTTTCACCTCTTAGGGAAGTCCGTAAATGGAAAAATGAAATTTGTGCGGAGGTGAGTGATTCAGTGACTATACATGAAGTTGATGCTCACAATGtagtacccctttgggtagcATCAGAAAAGCTGGAGTACAGTGCTAAGACTTTGAGGGGAAAGATAAACAAAAAGCTGCCTGAATATCTCATTGATTTTCCTGAGTTGCAACGACCTAGTGGAAAATGGGTTATTCCTACAAATCAGTTGATTGATTGGGATAGCCTTATTGATGATGTTTTAAG GAAGGGTGCAGAGGTTCCTGAAATTGAATGGTGCATTCCTGGAGAAGATGCAGCAATGGAAGTACTAATGGGAAATAAAAATGGATTTTTGACCAAAAGGTTGAAGAATTATTCTACTGATAGGAACAACCCACTGAAGCCTGAAGGACTCTCTGGTCTCTCCCCTTATCTTCATTTTGGGCAAATATCTGCACAGAGATGTGCCGTAGAGGCTCGTAAAGTTCGGAATCTTTGTCCTCAG TCAGTTGACAGTTTCTTAGAGGAGCTGATTGTGCGTAGAGAACTTGCAGACAACTTTTGTTTCTACCAGCCTCATTATGATTCACTCCTTGGGGCGTGGGAATGGGCACGTAATACTTTGAAGGTTCATGCATCTGACAAGCGTGAATATATATACTC GATGGAGCAACTGGAGAAGGCACAAACAGCTGATCCG CTTTGGAATGCTTCTCAGTTGGAGATGGTTCACTATGGGAAGATGCATGGTTTTATGCG GATGTATTGGGCAAAAAAGATTCTGGAGTGGACAAGAGGGCCTGAAGAAGCCCTGAGAATAGCAATTTATTTAAATGATAAG TACGAGCTAGATGGAAGGGATCCAAGTGGATATGTTGGCTGCATGTGGTCAATATGCGGTTTGCATGACCAG GGGTGGAAAGAGAGGCCCATTTTTGGGAAAATTCGTTACATGAACTATGCAGGTTGCAAAAGGAAGTTTAATGTTGATGGTTACATAGCATATGTCAAAAGAATTGTGAACggaaaaaagaagagaaaagcagAGACCCAGCTTGGTAGAAAACCAAAAGAGAACTGCAGTTGA